A genomic window from Betta splendens chromosome 17, fBetSpl5.4, whole genome shotgun sequence includes:
- the LOC114844725 gene encoding serotransferrin-like, whose amino-acid sequence MKPLLLVSLLGCLATVFTAPAEKVRWCLISETENQKCFFLAKKAPALSCVRRDSAKDCIIAIKAGEADAITLDVGEIYTTGGNNYDLHPIIAEDYGTSSDTCYFAVAVVKKGSGFGINDLRGKKSCHTGLGKSAGWNIPIGTLVSMDILPWEGMEDKPVQEALSEFFQASCVPGATMRKQQMCRLCRGDCSKSHREPYYGFSGAFQCLQDGAGDVAFVNHLTVPDSEKNKYELLCKDNTRAPIDSYERCHWAQVPAHAVVSRKDAQLAELIWTTLSSLSPADLFTSVNGKDLMFKDSTTKLVQVPPDTDSFLYLGAEYMGIIRSLEKEPSTSTPTSIKWCAVGREEKNKCDKWSINSAVEAAVECETADTVEDCLKKIMREEADAVAVDGGYVYTAGKCGLVPVMVEQYDEDNCPSNSGSFSSYFAVAVVKKGSGVTWNNLQGKRSCHGGISTSAGWNIPMGLIHNMTNDCYFTKFFSSGCAPGSDPRSPFCRLCVGNRKIVGNDDKCAANSNEQYYGHDGAFRCLVDGAGDVAFVKHSTPTENSDGKGPDWAQNVKSADYELICPGRSSPAPISDFKSCNLAKVPAHAVMTRPEIRNKVVNTLNEQQDNFGRHGSDSTFRLFDSERGKNLLFSDFTQCLQEVEAGKKYDQFLGEGYMLSMNSIRQCSQSTPDLEKSCTFHSCQKN is encoded by the exons ATGAAGCCtctcctgcttgtgtctctgcttGGCTGCCTCG CCACCGTGTTCACTGCTCCTGCTGAAAAGGTCAGATGGTGCCTCATATCGGAGACAGAaaatcagaaatgttttttcctcGCAAAGAAAGCTCCTGCCCTCTCCTGTGTAAGAAGAGACAGCGCCAAAGACTGTATCATTGCAATTAAG gCCGGTGAAGCTGATGCCATCACTTTGGATGTAGGTGAAATCTACACTACTGGAGGGAACAACTATGACCTGCATCCTATCATTGCTGAGGACTATGGCACCT cctcagacaCCTGCtattttgctgttgctgtggtgaAGAAGGGCTCAGGATTCGGCATCAATGATCTCAGAGGGAAGAAAAGCTGCCACACAGGTTTGGGGAAATCTGCAGGCTGGAACATTCCCATAGGAACACTGGTGTCCATGGATATACTTCCATGGGAAGGCATGGAAGACAAACCTGTGCAGGAGG cgCTCAGTGAGTTCTTCCAGGCCAGCTGTGTCCCAGGAGCAACGATGAGGAAACAACAAATGTGCCGGCTGTGTAGAGGAGACTGCTCCAAGTCCCACAGAGAGCCGTACTATGGTTTCAGTGGAGCTTTTCA GTGTCTTCAAGACGGTGCTGGAGATGTGGCTTTTGTGAACCATCTCACTGTTCCTG ACTCTGAAAAGAACAAGTATGAACTACTTTGCAAGGACAACACCAGAGCTCCAATCGACAGCTATGAACGGTGCCACTGGGCCCAAGTACCAGCTCACGCTGTTGTGTCCCGCAAGGACGCACAACTGGCTGAACTCATCTGGACGACCCTCAGCTCACTATCG CCCGCTGATCTCTTCACGTCTGTAAATGGCAAAGACCTGATGTTCAAGGACTCTACAACAAAACTTGTGCAGGTTCCTCCAGACACAGACTCCTTCCTGTACCTGGGTGCTGAATACATGGGCATCATTCGTTCTCTTGAGAAAG AGCCGAGCACATCCACACCCACTAGTATTAAATGGTGCGCTGTGGGACGCGAAGAGAAAAACAAGTGTGACAAGTGGAGCATCAACAGTGCTGTTGAAGCGGCCGTGGAATGTGAGACGGCCGACACAGTTGAGGACTGCTTGAAAAAGATTATG CGTGAAGAGGCTGATGCAGTAGCTGTAGATGGAGGATATGTTTACACAGCTGGAAAATGTGGTCTGGTTCCTGTCATGGTGGAGCAGTATGATGAAG ACAACTGTCCTTCCAATTCAG GATCATTCTCCTCTTACTTTGCTGTGGCTGTGGTAAAGAAGGGTTCAGGTGTGACCTGGAACAACCTGCAGGGCAAGAGGTCATGTCATGGAGGCATCAGTACAAGTGCAGGCTGGAACATCCCCATGGGTCTAATCCACAACATGACTAATGACTGTTACTTCA CTAAGTTCTTCAGCAGTGGCTGTGCCCCTGGATCAGACCCCAGATCTCCGTTCTGTAGACTGTGTGTTGGCAACAGGAAAATAGTGGGAAATGACGACAAGTGTGCAGCCAATAGTAATGAACAGTACTATGGCCATGATGGAGCCTTCAG ATGTCTTGTTGATGGTGCTGGCGATGTTGCCTTTGTCAAACACTCGACTCCCACTGAAAACAGTGATG GTAAAGGTCCAGACTGGGCTCAGAATGTGAAGTCTGCTGACTATGAGCTGATCTGTCCTGGGAGGTCCAGTCCTGCACCAATCTCTGACTTTAAGTCATGCAACTTGGCCAAAGTGCCTGCACACGCTGTAATGACTCGTCCAGAGATCCGCAACAAAGTGGTCAATACTCTAAATGAGCAGCAG GATAACTTTGGACGTCATGGCAGTGATTCCACATTCAGATTGTTTGATTCAGAAAGAGGAAAGAACCTCCTCTTCAGTGACTTCACTCAATGTCTCCAAGAGGTTGAAGCAGGGAAGAAATATGACCAGTTTTTGGGTGAAGGGTACATGCTTTCCATGAATTCAATCAGACAGTGCAGCCAAAGTACTCCAG ATCTGGAGAAATCGTGCACGTTCCATTCCTGCCAAAAAAACTAG